GACAGAAGAGCTGGTGTGGAATGCCCAAGGCAAGCTCACCACGCATGCACCGTCAACCTACAAGATCCCGGCCATCAGCGACTGCCCCATGGACTTCCGCGTCAATCTGTTCGATGGCCGCAACGCCATGGATTCGATTCACCGCTCCAAGGCCGTAGGCGAGCCCCCTTTGCTGCTGCCGTTCTGCGTCTTTAACGCGATACGTGATGCAGTGGCCAGTGTCGGCAACTACCAGATCGAACCCGTGCTGAACGCGCCTGCCACCGCAGAAGCCGTCATGCGGGCTGTTGCCACTATTCGCAAAGCGAAATGAGCAGCTGGCCCTCTCTTGCCCTCGCCCGCATAAAAGCGGGCGAGCGGCTGGTTTTGTGCTCGGTGGCCTTGGCCAAAGGCTCCACCCCGCGCACCGCAGGTACGGCCATGCTGTTCAGTCAAACTGAGCAGTGGCTAACCATTGGTGGCGGGCACCTGGAATGGGTGGCAGCGGAACAGGCGCGTGTCATGCTCGGCCAGCCCTCCGGCCCCGGCTGGAGCATGAGCCGCCTGCCACTGGGCCCCAGTCTGGGCCAGTGTTGCGGCGGGGTCGTTACCTTGCTGTACGAAACCCTGGGTGAGGAAGATCTGAGCTGGCTGCAAGAACTGGACAGCGCCGTGCGGGCCGGTCAGGCAACCAGCCGCCGTTCGCAATTGCTCTCGGACGGCAACAAGCAGGTTGATATCCAAAGCCCTTCGATTGTGGATGAATCCCGGCTGGACTACGACGGCACGCAAGGCGTCTGGATGGAAGACCTGCCGCCCCCACCATTGACCATTCTGCTATTTGGGGCTGGTCACGTGGGAGAGGCGCTGGTGCAGATTCTGGGCACGCTGCCATGCCGGGTTCTGTGGATTGACGAGCGCCCCGAGCTGTTTCCCGATCAGGTGCCCAGCAATGTCAGCCTGGAAATTACCGACATCCCCGATGCCCTGATTGAACAAGCCCCAACCAATAGCTATTTTCTGGTGATGACGCATAATCACGGCCTCGATCTGGCGCTGTGCCAAAAGATCTTGCGCC
This genomic window from Alcaligenes faecalis contains:
- the xdhC gene encoding xanthine dehydrogenase accessory protein XdhC, which codes for MSSWPSLALARIKAGERLVLCSVALAKGSTPRTAGTAMLFSQTEQWLTIGGGHLEWVAAEQARVMLGQPSGPGWSMSRLPLGPSLGQCCGGVVTLLYETLGEEDLSWLQELDSAVRAGQATSRRSQLLSDGNKQVDIQSPSIVDESRLDYDGTQGVWMEDLPPPPLTILLFGAGHVGEALVQILGTLPCRVLWIDERPELFPDQVPSNVSLEITDIPDALIEQAPTNSYFLVMTHNHGLDLALCQKILRRPDTAYVGLIGSMTKRRQFERRLQRRGMPESRIQELVCPIGVPGIKGKAPSIIAVAVAAELLAHAYEMGQLSR